The following proteins are encoded in a genomic region of Drosophila willistoni isolate 14030-0811.24 chromosome 2L unlocalized genomic scaffold, UCI_dwil_1.1 Seg196, whole genome shotgun sequence:
- the LOC6639643 gene encoding uncharacterized protein LOC6639643 isoform X7: MEIHLRMQRNSCKLFALIFLLLNLNNHMAYGRPDVRQSPFALELQPPLVDTPDQTADFNERAVDSYGNPIDSLHPIDTPDGRKVVSAQGLQFEIPTYASGITEIRKPADDLLPPHIARFDTAVSHQPTEPPRPATDESFPPFNTGNADTNHKVEYTKSDEGKVISTPVISNQRKETPAPAPAAQPAVNPGKYTGGFGAPAGLLRPQVASKPDIYVAGDQHEFSNNVKGTKARPTSNPGRYNGGFGAPSGVLSPHSSEPPRPFQPQQRQHQPELVSAASSHSTTSRFGGPPGILVPFDNVQRSEGQ; the protein is encoded by the exons atggaaatccATTTGAGAATGCAACGCAATAGCTGCAAGTTATTTGCCCTCATCTTCCTGCTATTGAATCTCAATAATCATATGGCATATGGACGGCCtg ATGTACGGCAATCGCcatttgcattagaattgcaACCACCTTTGGTCGATACACCAGACCAGACCGCTGACTTCAATGAGCGAGCTGTCGATAGCTATGGCAATCCGATTGATTCCCTTCATCCCATCGATACGCCCGATGGCCGTAAAGTAGTCAGTGCACAGGGTTTACAATTCGAGATACCCACCTATGCATCGGGCATAACAGAGATACGAAAGCCGGCGGATGATTTGTTGCCGCCGCATATTG CACGTTTCGATACAGCAGTAAGCCACCAACCCACTGAACCGCCACGACCAGCCACCGATGAATCCTTCCCACCATTCAATACAGGCAACGCCGACACAAATCACAAAGTGGAGTACACTAAGAGCGATGAGGGCAAGGTCATAAGTACGCCAGTCATTAGTAATCAGCGTAAGG AaactcctgctcctgctccagCAGCTCAGCCAGCTGTCAATCCGGGCAAATATACTGGAGGATTTGGTGCCCCGGCGGGACTACTCCGGCCCCAGGTAGCCTCCAAACCTGATATTTATGTGGCTGGTGATCAGCATGAGTTTAGTAACAATGTCAAGGGCACCAAGGCTCGTCCCACTTCGAATCCTGGTCGTTATAATGGAGGTTTTGGAGCACCATCGGGCGTACTATCACCCCACTCGTCGGAGCCCCCGAGACCCTTCCAGCCGCAACAGCGTCAACATCAGCCCGAACTGGTTTCCGCTGCTTCCAGTCACTCGACGACATCTCGATTCGGCGGACCACCCGGCATTCTGGTGCCCTTCGACAATGTCCAACGCTCCGAAGGCCAATAA
- the LOC6639643 gene encoding mucin-5AC isoform X3: MEIHLRMQRNSCKLFALIFLLLNLNNHMAYGRPDVRQSPFALELQPPLVDTPDQTADFNERAVDSYGNPIDSLHPIDTPDGRKVVSAQGLQFEIPTYASGITEIRKPADDLLPPHIGEFFTAQHRTRGAASGAADGGVSNNKNTKNKNSSSTTNNNTNTTTNTKSNHKKANANAPLTRTRTRTTSISISPSSIVSNHIKRQITNQTHLTTSTPLPQPRNQKFPIAPPSPEHAAPPFSLLTLNPVFRIKPSPRVIPKMPSNLCPFEAKYSTQTHPSQLDAIAVDDTPRMSSTSNISDINTSTTYSTSSFAPPTLAISLTPPHQTTSTEVEVEQAHLVPLPEQQQQQQQQQQHHHHQQQQQRQESVHAPQLASGTLPDYIRELQLQDANIGGPVAWTPATDGAQKPLSVIAWDLLPPFETETEHETEPQIITAQQPNKYVQGIQDPITHNIQLSLSSGGNGLNPVDASPITEGRVEVVTVGERQRPEGPPSAHGTNAHVGSTTTPRNPGRFPNRQRGTAHYSTTKLTTTTRRPTTSTTTLSTTTLSTTTLSTTTSRRPTTTQAPRSTTPLDPASIYKLEKGEEEYAYTLPPWLQEVTDSDLDVAVTFIVPTDNDQYNHTLANDLEPPFEPFVDLNNVQLTPPPTTAGTTTTTTTPRTTTTATTTTSTSPKPVTHSTITSTTSTARPRTTQKPQIKPITTTLAAPDKKPEDADLTNPFDSATIPTWLRDFDYPDVGPGVPFNPDNFKDPPAGQGIGVGVSGARFDTAVSHQPTEPPRPATDESFPPFNTGNADTNHKVEYTKSDEGKVISTPVISNQRKETPAPAPAAQPAVNPGKYTGGFGAPAGLLRPQVASKPDIYVAGDQHEFSNNVKGTKARPTSNPGRYNGGFGAPSGVLSPHSSEPPRPFQPQQRQHQPELVSAASSHSTTSRFGGPPGILVPFDNVQRSEGQ; this comes from the exons atggaaatccATTTGAGAATGCAACGCAATAGCTGCAAGTTATTTGCCCTCATCTTCCTGCTATTGAATCTCAATAATCATATGGCATATGGACGGCCtg ATGTACGGCAATCGCcatttgcattagaattgcaACCACCTTTGGTCGATACACCAGACCAGACCGCTGACTTCAATGAGCGAGCTGTCGATAGCTATGGCAATCCGATTGATTCCCTTCATCCCATCGATACGCCCGATGGCCGTAAAGTAGTCAGTGCACAGGGTTTACAATTCGAGATACCCACCTATGCATCGGGCATAACAGAGATACGAAAGCCGGCGGATGATTTGTTGCCGCCGCATATTGGTGAGTTCTTCACAGCACAGCATAGAACGAGAGGAGCGGCGAGTGGAGCAGCAGACGGCGGTGTCAGCAACAATAAGAACACAAAGAACaagaacagcagcagcaccaccaacaacaatacaaataCCACTACGAACACAAAAAGCAATCACAAAAAAGCCAATGCAAATGCACCACTCACTCGCACTCGCACTCGCACCACTAGCATTAGCATTAGTCCAAGCAGCATTGTATCCAATCACATTAAACGCCAAATAACCAACCAAACGCATCTAACTACTAGCACCCCACTCCCCCAGCCTAGAAATCAAAAATTTCCCATTGCACCACCAAGTCCTGAGCACGCAGCACCCCCCTTTTCCCTGCTCACATTGAATCCGGTTTTTAGAATTAAACCCAGTCCCCGCGTTATCCCAAAGATGCCTTCAAATCTTTGTCCATTTGAAGCGAAATACTCAACTCAAACACATCCCTCTCAATTAGATGCCATAGCCGTGGATGATACGCCTCGCATGTCCAGCACGTCCAACATCAGCGACATCAACACCTCCACCACTTATTCGACGAGTTCATTTGCACCACCAACACTTGCCATTTCACTAACACCACCACACCAAACCACATCGACTGAGGTGGAAGTGGAACAGGCTCATTTAGTGCCCTTAccagagcagcagcagcagcagcagcagcagcagcagcaccaccaccaccaacaacaacaacagcgtcAGGAGAGTGTCCATGCACCACAATTGGCAAGTGGCACTCTGCCCGACTACATACGTGAGTTACAGCTGCAAGATGCCAACATAGGTGGACCAGTCGCGTGGACTCCAGCTACGGATGGAGCACAGAAACCACTTAGTGTTATTGCCTGGGACCTCTTGCCGCCATTTGAAACGGAAACCGAGCATGAGACCGAACCACAAATCATAACCGCGCAGCAGCCAAACAAATATGTTCAGGGTATTCAGGATCCCATCACTCATAATATTCAACTAAGTTTGAGTAGTGGCGGAAATGGCCTAAATCCGGTGGATGCATCACCCATCACAGAGGGTCGCGTTGAAGTGGTAACTGTTGGTGAACGTCAACGTCCAGAAGGACCACCAAGTGCCCATGGCACCAATGCACATGTGGGTAGCACCACTACGCCTAGAAATCCAGGAAGGTTCCCAAATCGCCAGAGGGGAACAGCTCACTATAGCACCACGAAATTAACCACAACGACAAGAAGGCCAACAACATCAACTACAACTTTATCAACTACAACTTTATCAACTACAACTTTGTCAACTACAACTTCACGTCGACCAACCACCACTCAAGCACCAAGAAGTACTACTCCATTGGATCCTGCCTCCATATATAAGCTAGAGAAGGGCGAAGAGGAATATGCTTATACTTTGCCGCCTTGGCTACAGGAAGTAACCGATTCGGATCTCGATGTAGCAGTCACTTTTATAGTGCCAACCGATAATGATCAATATAATCATACGTTGGCCAATGATTTAGAGCCACCATTTGAGCCATTTGTTGATCTAAACAATGTCCAATTGACGCCCCCACCGACCACAGCGGGCACCACGACAACGACCACAACGCCAAGAACCACTACCACAGCTACGACGACAACATCCACTTCACCTAAACCAGTCACGCATAGCACCATAACTAGCACCACAAGCACAGCAAGACCAAGAACCACTCAAAAACCGCAAATTAAACCAATTACAACTACTCTCGCAGCTCCTGATAAAAAACCAGAAGATGCTGATCTTACCAATCCCTTCGATTCGGCAACAATACCAACATGGTTGCGTGACTTTGATTATCCCGATGTTGGACCCGGTGTACCCTTCAACCCGGATAATTTTAAGGATCCACCAGCTGGACAAGGAATTGGAGTCGGAGTGAGCGGAG CACGTTTCGATACAGCAGTAAGCCACCAACCCACTGAACCGCCACGACCAGCCACCGATGAATCCTTCCCACCATTCAATACAGGCAACGCCGACACAAATCACAAAGTGGAGTACACTAAGAGCGATGAGGGCAAGGTCATAAGTACGCCAGTCATTAGTAATCAGCGTAAGG AaactcctgctcctgctccagCAGCTCAGCCAGCTGTCAATCCGGGCAAATATACTGGAGGATTTGGTGCCCCGGCGGGACTACTCCGGCCCCAGGTAGCCTCCAAACCTGATATTTATGTGGCTGGTGATCAGCATGAGTTTAGTAACAATGTCAAGGGCACCAAGGCTCGTCCCACTTCGAATCCTGGTCGTTATAATGGAGGTTTTGGAGCACCATCGGGCGTACTATCACCCCACTCGTCGGAGCCCCCGAGACCCTTCCAGCCGCAACAGCGTCAACATCAGCCCGAACTGGTTTCCGCTGCTTCCAGTCACTCGACGACATCTCGATTCGGCGGACCACCCGGCATTCTGGTGCCCTTCGACAATGTCCAACGCTCCGAAGGCCAATAA
- the LOC6639643 gene encoding mucin-5AC isoform X1 has protein sequence MEIHLRMQRNSCKLFALIFLLLNLNNHMAYGRPDVRQSPFALELQPPLVDTPDQTADFNERAVDSYGNPIDSLHPIDTPDGRKVVSAQGLQFEIPTYASGITEIRKPADDLLPPHIGEFFTAQHRTRGAASGAADGGVSNNKNTKNKNSSSTTNNNTNTTTNTKSNHKKANANAPLTRTRTRTTSISISPSSIVSNHIKRQITNQTHLTTSTPLPQPRNQKFPIAPPSPEHAAPPFSLLTLNPVFRIKPSPRVIPKMPSNLCPFEAKYSTQTHPSQLDAIAVDDTPRMSSTSNISDINTSTTYSTSSFAPPTLAISLTPPHQTTSTEVEVEQAHLVPLPEQQQQQQQQQQHHHHQQQQQRQESVHAPQLASGTLPDYIRELQLQDANIGGPVAWTPATDGAQKPLSVIAWDLLPPFETETEHETEPQIITAQQPNKYVQGIQDPITHNIQLSLSSGGNGLNPVDASPITEGRVEVVTVGERQRPEGPPSAHGTNAHVGSTTTPRNPGRFPNRQRGTAHYSTTKLTTTTRRPTTSTTTLSTTTLSTTTLSTTTSRRPTTTQAPRSTTPLDPASIYKLEKGEEEYAYTLPPWLQEVTDSDLDVAVTFIVPTDNDQYNHTLANDLEPPFEPFVDLNNVQLTPPPTTAGTTTTTTTPRTTTTATTTTSTSPKPVTHSTITSTTSTARPRTTQKPQIKPITTTLAAPDKKPEDADLTNPFDSATIPTWLRDFDYPDVGPGVPFNPDNFKDPPAGQGIGVGVSGGSKPNDFKPQGFTASTGTSANIPVTSKITTSTPKPFPIPTTLAVSSAFPSKVTLTLPELNQQQGPGDEDTNTVEPPSVLIPPLSQPLADETVSSSLPVDYNPSTNSIINFAARFDTAVSHQPTEPPRPATDESFPPFNTGNADTNHKVEYTKSDEGKVISTPVISNQRKETPAPAPAAQPAVNPGKYTGGFGAPAGLLRPQVASKPDIYVAGDQHEFSNNVKGTKARPTSNPGRYNGGFGAPSGVLSPHSSEPPRPFQPQQRQHQPELVSAASSHSTTSRFGGPPGILVPFDNVQRSEGQ, from the exons atggaaatccATTTGAGAATGCAACGCAATAGCTGCAAGTTATTTGCCCTCATCTTCCTGCTATTGAATCTCAATAATCATATGGCATATGGACGGCCtg ATGTACGGCAATCGCcatttgcattagaattgcaACCACCTTTGGTCGATACACCAGACCAGACCGCTGACTTCAATGAGCGAGCTGTCGATAGCTATGGCAATCCGATTGATTCCCTTCATCCCATCGATACGCCCGATGGCCGTAAAGTAGTCAGTGCACAGGGTTTACAATTCGAGATACCCACCTATGCATCGGGCATAACAGAGATACGAAAGCCGGCGGATGATTTGTTGCCGCCGCATATTGGTGAGTTCTTCACAGCACAGCATAGAACGAGAGGAGCGGCGAGTGGAGCAGCAGACGGCGGTGTCAGCAACAATAAGAACACAAAGAACaagaacagcagcagcaccaccaacaacaatacaaataCCACTACGAACACAAAAAGCAATCACAAAAAAGCCAATGCAAATGCACCACTCACTCGCACTCGCACTCGCACCACTAGCATTAGCATTAGTCCAAGCAGCATTGTATCCAATCACATTAAACGCCAAATAACCAACCAAACGCATCTAACTACTAGCACCCCACTCCCCCAGCCTAGAAATCAAAAATTTCCCATTGCACCACCAAGTCCTGAGCACGCAGCACCCCCCTTTTCCCTGCTCACATTGAATCCGGTTTTTAGAATTAAACCCAGTCCCCGCGTTATCCCAAAGATGCCTTCAAATCTTTGTCCATTTGAAGCGAAATACTCAACTCAAACACATCCCTCTCAATTAGATGCCATAGCCGTGGATGATACGCCTCGCATGTCCAGCACGTCCAACATCAGCGACATCAACACCTCCACCACTTATTCGACGAGTTCATTTGCACCACCAACACTTGCCATTTCACTAACACCACCACACCAAACCACATCGACTGAGGTGGAAGTGGAACAGGCTCATTTAGTGCCCTTAccagagcagcagcagcagcagcagcagcagcagcagcaccaccaccaccaacaacaacaacagcgtcAGGAGAGTGTCCATGCACCACAATTGGCAAGTGGCACTCTGCCCGACTACATACGTGAGTTACAGCTGCAAGATGCCAACATAGGTGGACCAGTCGCGTGGACTCCAGCTACGGATGGAGCACAGAAACCACTTAGTGTTATTGCCTGGGACCTCTTGCCGCCATTTGAAACGGAAACCGAGCATGAGACCGAACCACAAATCATAACCGCGCAGCAGCCAAACAAATATGTTCAGGGTATTCAGGATCCCATCACTCATAATATTCAACTAAGTTTGAGTAGTGGCGGAAATGGCCTAAATCCGGTGGATGCATCACCCATCACAGAGGGTCGCGTTGAAGTGGTAACTGTTGGTGAACGTCAACGTCCAGAAGGACCACCAAGTGCCCATGGCACCAATGCACATGTGGGTAGCACCACTACGCCTAGAAATCCAGGAAGGTTCCCAAATCGCCAGAGGGGAACAGCTCACTATAGCACCACGAAATTAACCACAACGACAAGAAGGCCAACAACATCAACTACAACTTTATCAACTACAACTTTATCAACTACAACTTTGTCAACTACAACTTCACGTCGACCAACCACCACTCAAGCACCAAGAAGTACTACTCCATTGGATCCTGCCTCCATATATAAGCTAGAGAAGGGCGAAGAGGAATATGCTTATACTTTGCCGCCTTGGCTACAGGAAGTAACCGATTCGGATCTCGATGTAGCAGTCACTTTTATAGTGCCAACCGATAATGATCAATATAATCATACGTTGGCCAATGATTTAGAGCCACCATTTGAGCCATTTGTTGATCTAAACAATGTCCAATTGACGCCCCCACCGACCACAGCGGGCACCACGACAACGACCACAACGCCAAGAACCACTACCACAGCTACGACGACAACATCCACTTCACCTAAACCAGTCACGCATAGCACCATAACTAGCACCACAAGCACAGCAAGACCAAGAACCACTCAAAAACCGCAAATTAAACCAATTACAACTACTCTCGCAGCTCCTGATAAAAAACCAGAAGATGCTGATCTTACCAATCCCTTCGATTCGGCAACAATACCAACATGGTTGCGTGACTTTGATTATCCCGATGTTGGACCCGGTGTACCCTTCAACCCGGATAATTTTAAGGATCCACCAGCTGGACAAGGAATTGGAGTCGGAGTGAGCGGAGGTAGTAAACCGAATGATTTTAAGCCACAAGGTTTCACTGCATCAACAGGAACTTCTGCAAATATCCCAGTCACATCCAAAATAACCACTTCCACACCGAAACCCTTTCCAATCCCAACGACTTTAGCCGTATCCTCTGCTTTTCCATCAAAAGTAACGCTTACGCTTCCAGAACTCAATCAGCAGCAAGGCCCAGGCGATGAGGATACAAATACCGTAGAGCCCCCATCGGTGCTCATACCGCCCTTATCCCAGCCATTGGCCGATGAAACTGTCTCCTCCAGTCTGCCAGTTGATTACAATCCAAGTACAAACTCTATCATCAATTTTGCAGCACGTTTCGATACAGCAGTAAGCCACCAACCCACTGAACCGCCACGACCAGCCACCGATGAATCCTTCCCACCATTCAATACAGGCAACGCCGACACAAATCACAAAGTGGAGTACACTAAGAGCGATGAGGGCAAGGTCATAAGTACGCCAGTCATTAGTAATCAGCGTAAGG AaactcctgctcctgctccagCAGCTCAGCCAGCTGTCAATCCGGGCAAATATACTGGAGGATTTGGTGCCCCGGCGGGACTACTCCGGCCCCAGGTAGCCTCCAAACCTGATATTTATGTGGCTGGTGATCAGCATGAGTTTAGTAACAATGTCAAGGGCACCAAGGCTCGTCCCACTTCGAATCCTGGTCGTTATAATGGAGGTTTTGGAGCACCATCGGGCGTACTATCACCCCACTCGTCGGAGCCCCCGAGACCCTTCCAGCCGCAACAGCGTCAACATCAGCCCGAACTGGTTTCCGCTGCTTCCAGTCACTCGACGACATCTCGATTCGGCGGACCACCCGGCATTCTGGTGCCCTTCGACAATGTCCAACGCTCCGAAGGCCAATAA
- the LOC6639643 gene encoding mucin-5AC isoform X2 — protein sequence MEIHLRMQRNSCKLFALIFLLLNLNNHMAYGRPDVRQSPFALELQPPLVDTPDQTADFNERAVDSYGNPIDSLHPIDTPDGRKVVSAQGLQFEIPTYASGITEIRKPADDLLPPHIGEFFTAQHRTRGAASGAADGGVSNNKNTKNKNSSSTTNNNTNTTTNTKSNHKKANANAPLTRTRTRTTSISISPSSIVSNHIKRQITNQTHLTTSTPLPQPRNQKFPIAPPSPEHAAPPFSLLTLNPVFRIKPSPRVIPKMPSNLCPFEAKYSTQTHPSQLDAIAVDDTPRMSSTSNISDINTSTTYSTSSFAPPTLAISLTPPHQTTSTEVEVEQAHLVPLPEQQQQQQQQQQHHHHQQQQQRQESVHAPQLASGTLPDYIRELQLQDANIGGPVAWTPATDGAQKPLSVIAWDLLPPFETETEHETEPQIITAQQPNKYVQGIQDPITHNIQLSLSSGGNGLNPVDASPITEGRVEVVTVGERQRPEGPPSAHGTNAHVGSTTTPRNPGRFPNRQRGTAHYSTTKLTTTTRRPTTSTTTLSTTTLSTTTLSTTTSRRPTTTQAPRSTTPLDPASIYKLEKGEEEYAYTLPPWLQEVTDSDLDVAVTFIVPTDNDQYNHTLANDLEPPFEPFVDLNNVQLTPPPTTAGTTTTTTTPRTTTTATTTTSTSPKPVTHSTITSTTSTARPRTTQKPQIKPITTTLAAPDKKPEDADLTNPFDSATIPTWLRDFDYPDVGPGVPFNPDNFKDPPAGQGIGVGVSGGSKPNDFKPQGFTASTGTSANIPVTSKITTSTPKPFPIPTTLAVSSAFPSKVTLTLPELNQQQGPGDEDTNTVEPPSVLIPPLSQPLADETVSSSLPVDYNPSTNSIINFAARFDTAVSHQPTEPPRPATDESFPPFNTGNADTNHKVEYTKSDEGKVISTPVISNQQTPAPAPAAQPAVNPGKYTGGFGAPAGLLRPQVASKPDIYVAGDQHEFSNNVKGTKARPTSNPGRYNGGFGAPSGVLSPHSSEPPRPFQPQQRQHQPELVSAASSHSTTSRFGGPPGILVPFDNVQRSEGQ from the exons atggaaatccATTTGAGAATGCAACGCAATAGCTGCAAGTTATTTGCCCTCATCTTCCTGCTATTGAATCTCAATAATCATATGGCATATGGACGGCCtg ATGTACGGCAATCGCcatttgcattagaattgcaACCACCTTTGGTCGATACACCAGACCAGACCGCTGACTTCAATGAGCGAGCTGTCGATAGCTATGGCAATCCGATTGATTCCCTTCATCCCATCGATACGCCCGATGGCCGTAAAGTAGTCAGTGCACAGGGTTTACAATTCGAGATACCCACCTATGCATCGGGCATAACAGAGATACGAAAGCCGGCGGATGATTTGTTGCCGCCGCATATTGGTGAGTTCTTCACAGCACAGCATAGAACGAGAGGAGCGGCGAGTGGAGCAGCAGACGGCGGTGTCAGCAACAATAAGAACACAAAGAACaagaacagcagcagcaccaccaacaacaatacaaataCCACTACGAACACAAAAAGCAATCACAAAAAAGCCAATGCAAATGCACCACTCACTCGCACTCGCACTCGCACCACTAGCATTAGCATTAGTCCAAGCAGCATTGTATCCAATCACATTAAACGCCAAATAACCAACCAAACGCATCTAACTACTAGCACCCCACTCCCCCAGCCTAGAAATCAAAAATTTCCCATTGCACCACCAAGTCCTGAGCACGCAGCACCCCCCTTTTCCCTGCTCACATTGAATCCGGTTTTTAGAATTAAACCCAGTCCCCGCGTTATCCCAAAGATGCCTTCAAATCTTTGTCCATTTGAAGCGAAATACTCAACTCAAACACATCCCTCTCAATTAGATGCCATAGCCGTGGATGATACGCCTCGCATGTCCAGCACGTCCAACATCAGCGACATCAACACCTCCACCACTTATTCGACGAGTTCATTTGCACCACCAACACTTGCCATTTCACTAACACCACCACACCAAACCACATCGACTGAGGTGGAAGTGGAACAGGCTCATTTAGTGCCCTTAccagagcagcagcagcagcagcagcagcagcagcagcaccaccaccaccaacaacaacaacagcgtcAGGAGAGTGTCCATGCACCACAATTGGCAAGTGGCACTCTGCCCGACTACATACGTGAGTTACAGCTGCAAGATGCCAACATAGGTGGACCAGTCGCGTGGACTCCAGCTACGGATGGAGCACAGAAACCACTTAGTGTTATTGCCTGGGACCTCTTGCCGCCATTTGAAACGGAAACCGAGCATGAGACCGAACCACAAATCATAACCGCGCAGCAGCCAAACAAATATGTTCAGGGTATTCAGGATCCCATCACTCATAATATTCAACTAAGTTTGAGTAGTGGCGGAAATGGCCTAAATCCGGTGGATGCATCACCCATCACAGAGGGTCGCGTTGAAGTGGTAACTGTTGGTGAACGTCAACGTCCAGAAGGACCACCAAGTGCCCATGGCACCAATGCACATGTGGGTAGCACCACTACGCCTAGAAATCCAGGAAGGTTCCCAAATCGCCAGAGGGGAACAGCTCACTATAGCACCACGAAATTAACCACAACGACAAGAAGGCCAACAACATCAACTACAACTTTATCAACTACAACTTTATCAACTACAACTTTGTCAACTACAACTTCACGTCGACCAACCACCACTCAAGCACCAAGAAGTACTACTCCATTGGATCCTGCCTCCATATATAAGCTAGAGAAGGGCGAAGAGGAATATGCTTATACTTTGCCGCCTTGGCTACAGGAAGTAACCGATTCGGATCTCGATGTAGCAGTCACTTTTATAGTGCCAACCGATAATGATCAATATAATCATACGTTGGCCAATGATTTAGAGCCACCATTTGAGCCATTTGTTGATCTAAACAATGTCCAATTGACGCCCCCACCGACCACAGCGGGCACCACGACAACGACCACAACGCCAAGAACCACTACCACAGCTACGACGACAACATCCACTTCACCTAAACCAGTCACGCATAGCACCATAACTAGCACCACAAGCACAGCAAGACCAAGAACCACTCAAAAACCGCAAATTAAACCAATTACAACTACTCTCGCAGCTCCTGATAAAAAACCAGAAGATGCTGATCTTACCAATCCCTTCGATTCGGCAACAATACCAACATGGTTGCGTGACTTTGATTATCCCGATGTTGGACCCGGTGTACCCTTCAACCCGGATAATTTTAAGGATCCACCAGCTGGACAAGGAATTGGAGTCGGAGTGAGCGGAGGTAGTAAACCGAATGATTTTAAGCCACAAGGTTTCACTGCATCAACAGGAACTTCTGCAAATATCCCAGTCACATCCAAAATAACCACTTCCACACCGAAACCCTTTCCAATCCCAACGACTTTAGCCGTATCCTCTGCTTTTCCATCAAAAGTAACGCTTACGCTTCCAGAACTCAATCAGCAGCAAGGCCCAGGCGATGAGGATACAAATACCGTAGAGCCCCCATCGGTGCTCATACCGCCCTTATCCCAGCCATTGGCCGATGAAACTGTCTCCTCCAGTCTGCCAGTTGATTACAATCCAAGTACAAACTCTATCATCAATTTTGCAGCACGTTTCGATACAGCAGTAAGCCACCAACCCACTGAACCGCCACGACCAGCCACCGATGAATCCTTCCCACCATTCAATACAGGCAACGCCGACACAAATCACAAAGTGGAGTACACTAAGAGCGATGAGGGCAAGGTCATAAGTACGCCAGTCATTAGTAATCAGC AaactcctgctcctgctccagCAGCTCAGCCAGCTGTCAATCCGGGCAAATATACTGGAGGATTTGGTGCCCCGGCGGGACTACTCCGGCCCCAGGTAGCCTCCAAACCTGATATTTATGTGGCTGGTGATCAGCATGAGTTTAGTAACAATGTCAAGGGCACCAAGGCTCGTCCCACTTCGAATCCTGGTCGTTATAATGGAGGTTTTGGAGCACCATCGGGCGTACTATCACCCCACTCGTCGGAGCCCCCGAGACCCTTCCAGCCGCAACAGCGTCAACATCAGCCCGAACTGGTTTCCGCTGCTTCCAGTCACTCGACGACATCTCGATTCGGCGGACCACCCGGCATTCTGGTGCCCTTCGACAATGTCCAACGCTCCGAAGGCCAATAA